The following are encoded together in the Streptomyces sp. NBC_00358 genome:
- a CDS encoding transglutaminase domain-containing protein — protein MADVVIDYVQHGPLTVIDPDQRWLLDGLLGDPVSICESARTLVVSPEDAMAAGVPEDRLKEQDARPVRDLLAVLARLRPERLDHPRPPEARVVGTSRHSATLACSMLRAQGYAARVRCGFRTAAGQVAPRIQWITEWWSTAGAGWIRMDAEPAGLGPQDGTVSPEAPADFVTAGEAWQVHRSGSPDRPAGGPPGADRAHLSPEISAGVVRDLAALCKLEMLPTDTWGRMAMPQYGFTSAAYVNLIDVVASLSIRDEPEGLARLFASADLAVPPDMIDMPPVAER, from the coding sequence GTGGCCGACGTGGTAATCGATTACGTGCAGCACGGCCCGTTGACCGTCATCGACCCGGATCAGCGCTGGCTGCTGGACGGCCTGCTCGGCGATCCCGTGTCGATCTGCGAGTCCGCGCGCACTCTGGTCGTCTCACCCGAGGACGCGATGGCCGCAGGCGTCCCCGAGGACAGGCTCAAGGAGCAGGACGCCCGGCCGGTCCGCGACCTGCTCGCTGTCCTGGCCCGGCTCCGCCCGGAGCGTCTCGATCACCCGCGCCCGCCGGAAGCCCGCGTGGTCGGCACGAGCCGCCACTCCGCCACCCTGGCCTGTTCCATGCTGCGGGCGCAGGGATACGCCGCCCGCGTACGGTGCGGATTCCGTACGGCCGCGGGGCAGGTGGCGCCTCGCATTCAATGGATCACCGAGTGGTGGAGCACCGCCGGTGCGGGCTGGATACGCATGGACGCCGAGCCGGCGGGCCTCGGGCCCCAGGACGGGACGGTCTCCCCGGAGGCGCCGGCCGACTTCGTCACCGCCGGTGAGGCCTGGCAGGTCCACCGGAGCGGATCACCGGATCGGCCGGCGGGGGGACCGCCGGGCGCCGACCGAGCCCACCTGTCCCCCGAGATCAGTGCCGGCGTGGTCCGTGACCTTGCCGCGCTCTGCAAGCTGGAGATGCTTCCCACGGACACCTGGGGTCGTATGGCGATGCCTCAGTACGGCTTCACGTCGGCCGCGTACGTCAATCTGATCGACGTGGTCGCCTCGCTGAGCATCCGGGACGAACCCGAGGGCCTTGCGCGCCTGTTCGCCAGCGCGGACCTCGCCGTCCCTCCGGACATGATCGATATGCCGCCGGTGGCCGAGCGGTGA